The Cydia amplana chromosome 1, ilCydAmpl1.1, whole genome shotgun sequence DNA segment cttaAATAATCACCAAATTATAACACTATTTTTGAAACTAATAAAAGTAATACTGTAGTACCTATCCTAACCGAAGTTAACAATCTTAGTCAAGTTTTTATAAACCTGCATTGTTTCGTCTCAAGCCCAACACTTATAAGCGGAAGGAACGCAAGAAAAAACACTTTCTCATCGCTCGATGCGCAAAAACAACATTtccataacctaacctaaaaaaCGCGGACCTTCCATCTCatgcaaattatttttttcttaatttttactttttagccATCATTGAAGAAGGGTTTTGGCCGgttgtcttttgttttttttttctttgcaaaAATGGTCACGTAGGAATTTGCATATTTGCTTAAATTAAATGTGTGAATTGAAGTTTTTTATTGAATCACACGTTTTTGTTGAACAATGATAGCGGAATGAACTTGCCCCGCCAGTTTTGCATATTAATGTTGGTATGGGATTAGGTGAATTGGTTAATTTTTTTTGGACTTGAGAAATTTTAGGGGCTTTCGAAGATAGTTAATCCTATTTGTTTGAAATGCTTTTCTTTGCGAGTTGCGATTATGCAAACTAAGTTTTTCAGTCTAGTGCTCGTTACAGGGACTTCTTTGAAGAATATTGTAATGGCATATATACTATAGCgtaagtaagtataagtaaGGTATTATGCCCCTAATGCTCAATCATGTTAGGTTTATAAATGTGAGTATAAGTTGGGGAAAGTTTGAACAATTTAACAAGAATAATCTGAAATTTTTGGATAATTAGGAAAGAAATAAAGGAAGTCCCCATTTAGAAAATGGGAACATTAATTCCACATACAAAAATGTTATTAGGTAATTATAGTATAGGTAAAATAGTGGTATATAAAATACTTTTAGGTTTCTCTATGATCCGGgaaatttaaagtttataacaaATTTACAAAATCATTAGAGTTTGACCAAACTAACTCTGCAtgacatttgcaatgacaaaatgtGGCACCTATGAAAAAGTGACGTTTATAATCATGCACACTCCtccactttgttctattcaagtcgaTGCAAAGTTCGCTAACTCTAGTATATAGAATAAAATCCGAAAAAACAACTTGATTAATTTTCTATTCCAGGTGGTGATGACGTCCAGCAACTTTGCGACGCCGGTGAAGAAGAGTTCCTCGAGATTATGGCGCTCGTCGGCATGGCGTCCAAGCCCCTCCACGTGCGCCGCCTCCAGAAGGCCCTCCAAGAATGGGTCAACAACCCCGCCCTCTTCCAAATCCCCATCGTCCCGCTCTGTCCCACCGAAAACCCCTTCGTCTGCAACCAAAGATTACTCAACATGCCCACTCTACCTAGTCTACCACGTACAGTCAGCTCCCCTGAAAGTAGGCCAATGTACAGTCCTTCCCCCGGAGCACCGGAAAATAGTTGTGGTAGCACAGCTTCTCAGCCTAACGCTAGTCCTGTCCATACGAACAATTTTACAAAAATAGTCCTACCATCGTCCCCTGCGGCAGCCCCTGTCACAACTACCGCTTCTAGAAGTTTTTCTCCTCAATCCGCCTGTCCTCCTTCAGCCGGTTCTAGTCCAAGCTCAGTAACATCCCCAGTCCAGTTAACACCAGTTTTACTAGACGTTCATGTTCAAAAATTAGCGGCTGCGGCAGAGAAGTTAAGCAAGCATTTGCCTCAGTTAGAACCAAAGCCTCAGAACACGAAGAAGAAGATGTGTAAAGACTTGGAGCTGGTGATGATGATGCCGGAGGCGGATCCGCGGAGGATGGAGGAGATTAGGAAGTACGCGGCGATATATGGCAGGTTCGATTGCAAGAGGAAACCGGAGAAGCCTTTGACGCTGCATGAGGTAATTATATTGTGTGGCTATTCTTTTCAGGCCATTATTTAATaaggttttgacaaaaactttcCGAGAAACGGGCGTCTTTGCTTTAGACCATATAATAGTTTACGGTGCAGGTAATACATTTTTCTAGGGCTTTCATCATGCTTATAGCACAATGCTTATGCATAGCTTAtaagaagtaggtacttacttagatAGTTTGAACATGCGTAAAAAGGTCTACATCCGTCCAAGTGTACTTCTTGAAGCGTTTGACATAGATTCTATACCTATTAACCTTTACACTCTAAAACAAAATTCTTTAACGATGTTTTATCCTTCTTTTACAGGTGATGGTAAACGAAGCGGCAGCACAAATGTGCCGCTGCGTCCCCGCGTTGCTGACGCGCCGCGACGAGCTGTTCCCTCTCGCGCGGCAACTAGTCCGAAGAGCTGGTCTCCATTACTCTAAGCACGGGTACATATAACTTTGTATCTGTAGAATAAAACCTACATCgtgctaaaaaaatattttgtcagTCATCAATTTGGAATGTTGTCCATTTCTGATAGTGCTTTAACTATTGTTTGTTCTTTCAGCCTTCCTCCTACGGCGGCCGGTAACGAGGAGGCCGAAGATGACGCGACCGCCGCTAAGCGGCCCCGCCAGGTCACTCACGTTGACCTCACTGGCTAGCTTAGAACTAACAACCAGCACTGACCTAGACCTTCAGGCTTCGCCAGGTCACTTACGTAGTGGACCTCACTGCCTAAATTAACACTAACTAACTAGCACTCACCTAGATTTAGCTCTTCAGGCTTACAAGGGGTTTAACTGCCTCGCTAGGTCACTCACGTAACCTAGCTTAGCACGAACTAACCAGCACTGACGACCTATCCCTTCAGGCTTACAAGGGATATATAACGGCCCCGCGAAGTCCCTCAGGTTGACCTCAATCCTGCTCAAAAGAGAGCAAATGACCTCTTCAGGTCAATTAGGTTGAACGTTCTTAACAACTCTGCCCCTGGCTGAGAAGCACAGTTATCTGGTAGAATGAGACAACACTTTCTTTATACCAGATAGCTGACTAACTAAAAATGATAATCGAGACCTATATAACAAACTACCGGGCCCTAGCACAAAAtcgcataaatatttatttattaacaattatCTCTAACATTTGGACTAACCATATAGTCTCGTGTTATGAGGACAATCATTCTATTGTTGCACAACTTCTGAAAGAATATGTTTTCAATTAACTAATGCAAAGTTTATACCCGCTATTTCGGTATTAGTCCCCTTTTATCTTAGATTGATTAGCACTAACTCTAAAATTACATATATCAATTAAAACTAATTAGAAAAAACCAACGAACGAAATCACATTCAATTAGTTTTCATCTTGCATTATACAACATATATACTAATAAGACTTCTccatcattttaattaaatggCCTAATAATTGATCCTTGTGGCACTCCTAAATCAATACTCGGTTATTGATAAGGACAAAAGTTTCAAATTATTCATTTAAACTATATCACATAATTTATCTAATTAGCATCCGTTCCAATATGAATCttaatttaactttattttgCATTTACATTATCTATCTTAAAGGTAAGCATGGTTATAACACTATCAAACGCTTTATCACGTTCAGTTGCATTTTGACTATATACTTCTTTATTTAGATCACCTGGAATGGTTCTGGTTCTGGTAAGTAgaaataatttaagtattaacATTTTGCCTGACTTTAGTCCTTCGGAAGATGGTTAAATCTAATTAGATTGCATGTGCGCCTTGATAGATTATTGATATTCCAATATTTTCAAAAgactaattttgtttattttcgttTCCcgcttttatattgttttttaccACCCAGgctttaaattctactaaaacTTAACTACCCGGATACATGATAATAAGGCATTTTCCGTTTTCGATGTATTTTCTGTTTATTTACACCAATTGAATATCACTTTAGTAAGTTTACGAGTAGTTCGGTGTTTACACTGATGTCATGAGAACGAAGATTACATATTCCTTGTTTCTGCAGGATGGCGAGGAAGGTAACGGCATCCGCGCCAGTCCTGACGCTGCACGGAGCAACTCGAACCACAGGTAAACTGGAACCAGGGACGGTTAAAGGATGAtttacgttagaccgggccgcccgggccgtgtccgggccggagcttccggagcttagttttctatgacagatgacaggtgatcattatcacgtgatgctttccatagaaaacgaagcgtcgGAAGCTTCATCCCggacgtgacgtgacgtaagtcatccttaataCGTGTATCTTTTCAATGAAAATCGATGCGGTTGCTataactgccataaggtaccttttgacATTAAAAGCTACATATCTATTCAGTCACACTTGGAgatggtattttatttattattgtttttggtGTTTTTTAACGAGACCTCAGTCTTCTGTTTTGTGTGTCCAGATCTGGTGAATGAGCTCGAATGAATGCACCACTATCACGCTATTTGCTCCTTGTATTTCGGTAGATTCTTGTATTtcggaaatcctgaagaaaggccaggtcaagagcaccctacaccggcgagcgtgtatgaggaatgttatgaaagtaacggaagcgaaagagtatgtcaggatcgtagcaagtggaaaccCGTGGTCCCTGCATactcctccgggaaataggcgtgattatatgtatgtgtatgtatttcggcacagaataaataatagtactaggtacagaagactcactcacagaagatcaggacagatatggccgctaggtggcgacagcgccggTTCCATTAAATGGCGTTGCAGTATTGATGTTGCTTGTTGCAGCTGGTGGGGCGTGAAGGCGGAGAGCGACGACGCGGACTCACGCTGTTCTTATTCCAGCACCAGTACACCACCGCCGGTAATACTACCTTTTCTTCTCACTTTAGGAACAAAGTTACatctgaaataaattaaaaatggaaaaattcactgtcttgtgCATAGcgtcgttcgcagacgtttctgtttGATACAACATTAATTTAGGTTAAATCTGCTCCGTTCAAAAGCTCCAAACCTGATCTTTATAACATACGTTTTTATCATCCAACTGCCATTTACCTAACCCTAGAAGCACCTAGCAGGGCCAATTCCTCCTTTTTAATACGGTGTCATAGGCTACAGTTTCAGGTTACCATCATGCGGACCGTACGCTTGTTTGCAATCGGTAATGGTATAAAAGCGAAGGTTATTAAATTCTTTctcctatttaaataaaataaaataatcatttatttcagatcatAACAATCCATAGAATTTGTTAGTTTATCTTAagctaagtacctaataataggGTTAGTATTTACATCATCACTAATTAACCTACAACTAAAAAGGAGCTGCAGAACATACGGGTCGCCCAGTCAAAACCACCAGGTGCCTCATATTGGATAGTCGTGTCTATCGGATAATACTTTCAGAAAGCTGTTGGGACTGCTTCTCGCTCGTAGCATTTAATTGTGCTGTCGCCTGTTTCAGGACGCAGAAGAAAGACCACAAGTGGTAGCCGCTCGAGGGGACAGCATCATAGCTGTAGCGAATCCGGCACTtcaaccaccaccaccacctcaTCCTGCAAGGAATCACTCCAACTAACAGTAGTTACCAAGAATCGAATAATGCAGAGCGACGAAGAAAATTTACTGCGATCAAATATAGCCTGTACAATTTACAATCGTGATACGATGTAAGGAGGCAATTTTGTAGATGTGGGGAACCCTGTCCCTGACCACAAGATGCCATATTCTGCGAGGAACCACTCCAACTGACAACTTTGCAAGTACATAAAGTACAAGTACATGTAAAGCAATAATGCTGTGGCCAATGttgttgatgatgatgagattaATAGAacaactggcggcctagccaaggtgacgatccctatcgcttcgccatcgaatcgcattgtgtctctttatcactcttccatattagtgtgacagtgacagttacgtttcgttcgctacgtagcgtcaGCGATTGGCATGTCGTCTACGGGGCGAGCACCCTTCAGGAACGAATAAAATTGTTTAAGAAACACTAATTTCGTAATTTTGTTCGCGGACGTTGAAAAATATATAAGAAAGCTAGCAACGACTACTTTACGCAGTTAAATGCCGATTAAAACACATCGCTCCGGTGTATGAGCGCTATGCACGTATATAGCGATGAGGAACTCACACACCGCAATGACGTATGCATCCAAAAACCGTCTGAGACCAGCGAtgatgaaaaagaaaaaaaatatatattgtagTAATGATCTAGTTGAGATTATTCAACTATAATATGAATACCTTTTAGGGCTTGttcacaccggctgcgtgtgcgtagacgaacacgtgcgcgttgtaatatacagggtggcccatttagatcggtcagtatgggaaaatctgaaactataagacatacgacgatctcttcttaggaatcatgtcatcgattttagtaacaagaaaaactgcattcatacattttaaaaaaaatgtgcactcagctcgggaatcgaacccggacgttttgaaaaaaaaaaatctaaaattatttctatttagatatcgactgtgtaggtcttaagcagtaaatgttactatgaaacatgatgtctgaaataaataaaatgcattgttttcatatttattttagtatgtcttcgaaatggccaccattttacataaaaaatatttaaatgtatgaatgcagtttttcttgttactaaaatcgatgacatggttcctaagaagagatcgtcgtatgtcttatagtttcagattttcccatactgaccgatataaatggaccaccctgtatagatccTTATGAGCGACGatacaccgcttgcgtgacgtatACGTGCACGGCACCGACATTTTAGCGCATGCGCACGTGGACGTGAGCTCAGACTGGGCCTACCCCGAAccacgttcaacgtgttgcctaactgtcacacttacgtacgaatttacaagtgcgatagagaggcaacacgtcgaacgtctGGCATTTTTAACTGACACTTTGTCTTCGAGAATTCCGGTCGATTGCCACTCTTCGACTAAAGACATGAATAAAGTAAATTTACACAAAGTGTATAACTAACATTCCACCAAAAAGctaatttaaaattgtaaatatatattgtaaCTTAAGCAAAGCCATAACATGCCTTGTAGTCACTAACTCATTATTTGTAAGGCCGTGTACACACGATACTAGTTATAGAATACTTGGAGAACTTATTTTAGGAGAATAAAATGGTTTTACGGTTAAACGAATCCATGTCCAAGTGAGATCAAACCATAGGATCAAACACATTGTTCGCCATACACATACTTATTTACATTCGTCTTTTTTAACCCCGAGAAGGACCAATGTTTTACGTCGGCAATTGTAGCTACTAAATTATAATTCAAAGCAATTACTTATTTCCAATcacacataaataaatgttattacgtTGTAAAATTTAATCTAATCTCAGATGCACTAGAGATTTAATATCTTAATCCGATCCGATCTAGTTATGTCTATTATATAGGTGTACTACATTACACAAGAGTTCTAAAAAACctggatttgttttttttttatcaaaaatgaATACCCAATAATACCGATATCGACTTACGCTTTTAGAGAtggtatataagtacctacacaggTAAACTTCGGTACAGTTTCTTTACCGGTAGAGTAAAAAATATGTGAAGTCTACCTGTGACTCTACCGTCTATGCCccaatattgaaattgaaattgaaatcgtttattgcatatcacataGCAGGTACAGGTGTTCTTAAATATAAGCTGTTCATGTGACGCCCTGTTAGGGCACAGCAACATTGTTCCACATACGGAAGCATATACTAATTTAatctaaaattatacatattatttacatataaggctaataatgaattattttacattttgataAAATCTAACATGcacaaaaactaattaaatttttacCATCACAAGATTTAGTACACAAAAGAGATCTCATGTAATTTATGTATCTATATTATAGCACAAGTGCCTGATGTAAATGCGAAGGTCGAAGgctgagcttcgcgtagggtctaAGGCCGGTGCGTCCGAGAGAGATGCTTGCGTttttcggccttcggcctcgcgtggAACGCGCCTCTCTTGGGTGCTCCGGTATTTCGTCACTACGCAGTgctcagccttcggccttcgcatttaggcACTTGTGTGTGGTGTACATAGTACTGAACGCTTTAATTAAGTGGGTATCGTGTGTCATCAgccttacattttattacttcgcttactttattattttaaaatggcaTTCAGAATaaaactttaatattttctgCCGTCGTTACTACtcacatacaataaaattatatatgtcatatataataaaattatatatgtcaccgtaaaattgtaaacactcgtcagaatataatctcgctagttaaattacgctagtacaattttacggtgacatatatataccCTGCTGCCCTAAAAACAACTATTGCCTAAACCgaaaagttattgaatttaaaGAGTTGTAAAATGTAAGTAATAATCAGATCCCCTAGTTTGACAGCTGAAATAGAAACGGATAGCGCCATCTACATTAGCTATCAAATTCGAAGCACAAAAATATCTTATAAATTCTGTGAATTTTGCCGGGCTAATCTGATCTTTAATGGTAAAGTAAGCGAACTATACCAATAAATACAACCTATTGTACATCAtagttatttgtaaatatagcTATTATAAACTAATTATTGTAAGTTTAAGATTGACATTGCGAGCCATAATGTATTTACTTAGCGTAaggaatttatataatacataacgTTTATACCAACTTACattgttttacttaattataatgacATCGTAAACACACGGGAAAAACTGGCAAACATCGTTTTCATCAAACCAGCTCGTACCTACCGGCTCccttttattttcataaactgacgagaaagttgcattttatccacaggAGTGTGGAAGGTGATGCGTATTTTGAGTCCTTTCCTcaagaattgacttttaaaatatggcgtttgaatgataaatatgcaATAGCGCTCATTTGAaattgatttgtaatgttttacagtcaGTATTTTTCTAGAGAGTCAGATCATGAAACAACCTTAGTTAAATCTTTAGATAACCatggaaatatttattaaagaaCTTAAACAAATGTGTACCTAGCACCTATTACTGCTtgttctctgtttggcccgagggttaactggtagagaatgccttctggcattaagttcgccttttgtacaatttttactgtgcaataaagtttaaataaataatgcctAGCTGACCGATCCTTCACCACTGATCACTGTTCTAAACATTACACATCTTCCATAAATAACCCATAATACGCAATAAAACAAATTGGATAATGGTGtttatcatattaaaataataacttacaACAACTaagttgtaggtacctagtggTAGTAGTGGTAATAAACAATGCACATGACAATAACTTAGTTTATGTGTCTGTGTTTACGTGTGTGTCCACTAGGGATCCTGTTTCTCACGTGTTTCTAGACTTTGAAGCTATGACTGTATTATTTTACGAGTGGTTAAGGATGTATTTCCACAGAGatatatacttattttattttattttgcattcGACTTtgatggcaaacaagcatacgatcGGCCTAATCTCTGTTGCAGGTAACCAGGGTAAacatagtctggcaaaccaatttcTCTTTATTAGATAACAAGGCACAAAATTCTAAATTTCTATGGGAGAATGACTCTTTGGCCTTccatttttgtttaaatttgccatctttttctattgacaaattGGTTCCCGAGACTATAGGCACTCGTAACTACGCGAATTCAGTGACCTAAATATGCGCTAGCACCCTTCAACATTTCTGCCTTCACCACTTAGACGTTTGGCAGTTCTCAATTGTGCGTGTCAACAAAAACTTTCTATCTCGCACAGCTAATCTGTGGAATGAACTGAacccgcggtatttccggaccgatacgaatTTCAAACCTTCACTCCCATCTTAAAATCCGGTAACGCACTTGCAATCCCTCTGGTTTTGCAGGTGTCCATCGACGACAGTAATTGCTTGAGATCCGGCGATTCGGCTACTTGTTTGCTTATATCATTAAAAATCCAGACGCTTAGCTTGACAAAAAAAATCTCGTTGAATACAGCTGTGAGCTTTCTGAATCAGATTTTAGACATCAACTCCTGTG contains these protein-coding regions:
- the LOC134652492 gene encoding NGFI-A-binding protein homolog; translation: MCVSEREMESPGEEAGRSAAPAANGSNKIIGRNVNGTMVVTSRPSNEAELQLYRVMQRASLLAYYDTLLEMGGDDVQQLCDAGEEEFLEIMALVGMASKPLHVRRLQKALQEWVNNPALFQIPIVPLCPTENPFVCNQRLLNMPTLPSLPRTVSSPESRPMYSPSPGAPENSCGSTASQPNASPVHTNNFTKIVLPSSPAAAPVTTTASRSFSPQSACPPSAGSSPSSVTSPVQLTPVLLDVHVQKLAAAAEKLSKHLPQLEPKPQNTKKKMCKDLELVMMMPEADPRRMEEIRKYAAIYGRFDCKRKPEKPLTLHEVMVNEAAAQMCRCVPALLTRRDELFPLARQLVRRAGLHYSKHGLPPTAAGNEEAEDDATAAKRPRQDGEEGNGIRASPDAARSNSNHSWWGVKAESDDADSRCSYSSTSTPPPDAEERPQVVAARGDSIIAVANPALQPPPPPHPARNHSN